The genomic region CTTTCATCCGGCACCACTGCAAACTTTCCATCGCTTTCAAAGTCTTTGGCCTTCAGGAGCCGGCTCCTCCGTATTCTTCTTCCCTCCCGCGAACTCACCACTACCGGAATCGGTGTCTTCCTTCCGCTCTCCTTGTCGTAGGGTACTCTGAAACCTGCCTTGAGCAACTCCTCTTGAATCTCCAGCGATGCCGGGAAGAATACCTGCATCCTCAAAGGTTGTAGCTTCATGGGGACGCCTCCTGTTACTTCCACAGGTAGTTTTACTATTGTATCTTATAAAATTTTCCATCTCTGAGTTGTCACGAGCGGCCGAGCTTAAGCTTAAAAAGCCCTCAGCGGAGCTAAACCCGGTGGTGAGAATGGTTCACTGGGCTGATTATATGGCTGAAAAGATCATCAGGGAGCGTGGCGACAAGGATGAATACGTTGTTGAGAGCGGGATAACGCCGAGCGGTTACGTTCACATAGGGAACTTCAGGGAGTTTTTCACGGCCTATATAGTCGGCCACGCCTTGAGGGACAGGGGTAAGAAGGTTCGTCACATCCACATGTGGGATGACTACGATAGGTTTAGGAAGGTGCCGAAGAACGTTCCGCCCGAGTGGAAGGAACACCTCACGAAGCCGGTTAGGGAGGTTCCAGACCCCTGGGGCTGCCACGACAGCTACGCCGAGCACTTCATGGAGCTCTTTGAGAGCGAGGTTGAGAAACTTGGCATTGAGGTGGACTTTCTACACGCCTACGAGCTGTACAAGTCCGGCGAGTACGCCGAGGAGATAAAGCTCGCCCTGGCCAAGCGCGAAGAGATAAAGGCCATACTCGACAAATACCGTGAGAGGGCCAAGCAGCCGCCCCTCGAAGAGGACTGGCAGCCGGTCATGATTTACTGCCCGAAGTGCAGGAGAGAAGCCCAGTTCGTTTCGTGGGACGGCGAGTGGAAGGTCTCTTACAAGTGCCCCCACTGCGGTAGCGAGGGCGAGACCGACATAAGGGACGGCAACGTCAAGCTTCGCTGGCGCGTGGACTGGCCGATGCGCTGGGCGCACTTCAGGGTGGACTTTGAGCCGGCAGGAAAAGACCACCTGGCAGCTGGTGGCTCGTACGACACTGGCAGAGAGATAGTGGAGAAAGCCTTTGGCTGGCCCGCGCCTATAACGCTCATGTATGAGTTCGTCGGAATAAAGGGCCAGAAGGGCAAGATGAGCGGTTCAAAGGGCAACGTCATACTCCTCAGCGACCTCTACGAGGTTCTTGAGCCGGGAATAATACGCTTCATATACGCCAAGGCGAGACCGAACAAGGAGCTCAAGATAGACCTAGGTCTCGGTCTTCTCAACCTCTACGACGAGTTCGACAAGGTGGAGCGCATCTACTTCGGCCTTGAGCGGGCGAAGAACCCGGAGGAGGAAGAGGAGCTCAAGAGAACCTACGAGCTCTCGATGCCGAAGGTTCCCGATAGACTGACCGCGCAGGCACCCTTCAGGTTCCTTGTTACACTTGTCCAGATGCCCCACCTCGACGAGAGTGGGATAATCCGAGTCCTTCGGGAGCAGGGTCACGTTCCGAGGGAGCTGAGTGAAGATGACGTCGGGCGCATAAGGCTCCGCATAAGGCTCGCCAAGAACTGGGTTGAGAAGTACGCACCGGAAAATGTGAAGTTCAGCATCTTGGAAGAGCCGCCCCAAATCGAACTGGGGCCTGAAATCCGGGAGGCCATGGTCGAGGTCGCAGGATGGCTTGAAGCCCACGAGGGCTTCACCGTTGAGGAACTCAACAACGCGCTCTTCGATATCGCTAAGAAGCATGAGATTCCGAGCAAGGAGTGGTTCAAAGCGCTTTACAACCTCTTTATTGGCAAGGATCGCGGACCGAGACTGGCACCTTTCTTGGCTTCCCTTGACAGGGAATTCGTCATAAAGCGCCTTCGCATGGAGGGATGATTTAGTTCTTCAACTTTTTCTGCTCTTTTTCCGTGGTATTTTCGGGGCTTTTTCAAGCCTGTCGAATTTTCTGGACAACAGGTTTTTATCGCCTCCCTTCCAAGGCCTTCCGGTGGTGCTCATGGAGTTCAACCTGATAATCACCGGCGTCGGGGGACAGGGTGGTCTGACGCTTTCGAGAATAGTTGGAAACGCAGCGATGAGCGAGGGCTACAACGTCCGCATAGGTGAGACCCTCGGGATGAGCCAGCGATACGGGAGCGTTCTCAGCTACCTCCGCTTTGGTGAAGAGGTCTACTCACCCCTCATCGAAGAGGGTAAAGCGAACCTTATGCTCGCCCTTGAACCTGCCGAGGCGCTGAGGAACGCCCGCTTCTTGGGAAAGGACAGCCACGCAGTGGTCAACGCCTACCCAATACACACCGCGACGACCCTTGTCGGGAAGGAGAAGTATCCGGAGCTGGGAGAGATAAGGGAGGCCATCGGCAGAATCTGCCCGGTTCACATGCTGAACTTCCAGCGCGAGGCAGATAGGATAAACCCCAGAACCCTCGGTGTCCTTATGCTCGGCTACGCCTATGGGAAAGGCCTTGTGCCACTCAAGAAGGATTCCCTGCTGGAGGGAATAAGGCTCACCCTCAGGGAGAAGCTCTGGGAGGTCAACTTCAGGGCCCTTGAGCGTGGAATCGAACTCGCGAAGGGCTGACTTTTCTTTTCCCTCACTCGTTGTGCTTTATGAAGAAGGCGTAGAATATCGCCGTTGCTATTACATAGAGCGCCGCCGTCGCGTAGAACGGGTAGCTCAGGGACATGCCGAAGAGCAGGCCGCCGACGTAGTTCCCCCCACCGCGCATGAAGGTTGAAAACGCCCTCCTTATTCCCGCCGCGGTGGCCTTCTCCTCTGTCGAGAAGAAGCCCATCATGAAGGAGTCGTTTATGGGCCAGACTATGTTCATGAGGATGGAGCGGACGACGTAGAGGGCCGATGCTATCAGGAAGGTCTCTATCGAGGGGAATATCGCGAAGAGAAAGGCCGCTATGCTCTGGAAGGACGTTATCACCTTCACAGGCCCTATCCTGTGAACCAGCCTTGGAAGGCCGAAGGAACCGAGGCCCATCGCCAGCTGCTGGAAGAAGAATATCCCGCTTATGGCCGCGAGCGTCTGCCCGAACTGGAGCTTGAAGTAGAGGCTCATGTAGGGTATGGTTATCCCCGCGCCAAAGCCTATCAGCGCGCTCGGAAGGGAGAACTTGAGTATCTTGACGACCAGCTCGCGGTTCCAGTTTATCCTTGGATTCTTCACGGGAACGTCGCGGATTATGAGTAAGGCAGGAATCACGAGAACGAACTGGAGGAGCGCCAGTGAGATGACCAGCCGGTAGGCTATACCCTCGCTCAGCCCAAGCCCTACGAAAAGGCCCGGGGCAAAACCCGCTATGAGGACTCCCAGGGCGTTGAATATAGTTCCCAGGCCGAAGCTTATCGAGAACGCGTGATGGCGCTTCTCCTCGCCGACCTCCTCGCTGAGCAGGGCGGTGAAGTTCGGCTGTCTCATCCCCATGTTCGCACCAACGAGGAAGAATCCAAGGGCTAGGACATAGTCGTTTATCGCGGCCACCTGGAGGAGCCTCCCGGCCAGTCCGAGGAGGGCGGAGATGAGGAGAGTTCTCCGGTAACCAAGCCGAAGGGAAACCTGGCCGGCTATCAGGAAGAACAGTCCCCCCGTGAACGTCTGTATCGAGAAAAACGTTCCCATCGCCGCCATATCGTAGCCCAAAACTGCCAGATAGAAGGGCATGATGAATATTGAGAACTGGAGGAAGAGCTGGCCCGCTGCGTTTGCCGCTATGAGTATCTTTGCGTCTCTGCCGTAGCCCTGGAACATGTGCTAACGTTAATCTTAGCGTTTATAAGTATATCGAACCGAAGCCTTTTATACGTAGTCGTTCGTCTATATACCGGCGGTGATATCTATGGAGTTCAGAAAAATCCAATTTACCGGTAGGAGTTCATACATAATCTCCCTCCCCAAAAAGTGGGTTAGGGAGCACGGCCTCAGCCAAGGCGATGTAGTTCCGCTCATCATAAACCCCGACGGGAGCATAACCATATTCCCCAAGGAGCCGAGGGAGGTGAGCGAGAGGAAAGTTCTCACCATGTCCCGCGAGTATTCCCCGGATATGGCCGTCAGGCTTGTCATATCCGCCTACATCCAGGGTTACGACATCCTTGAGATTCACCTCGTTGAAGAGATGCCGATATACAAGGTCAAGATAAGAAAGGTCCTCCAGAGCCTTCCCGGGGTCGAGATAATACTCGACGAACCCCAGAGGATAGTCGCCAAGAGTCTGCTCGACGAGGAGGAGGTGAACCTCGCGGAACTCCTCAACAGGATCCGCTCGCTCATAATATCGATGCTCGGCGACCTCGAGCTGCTGATAGCCTCGCCCAGGGACGACGAGATTCTGCGCGACATAAACGACCTCGAGAACGAGCTGGACAGGTTCTACTTCCTCATAATCCGTGCA from Thermococcus sp. MAR1 harbors:
- the lysS gene encoding lysine--tRNA ligase, with the protein product MVHWADYMAEKIIRERGDKDEYVVESGITPSGYVHIGNFREFFTAYIVGHALRDRGKKVRHIHMWDDYDRFRKVPKNVPPEWKEHLTKPVREVPDPWGCHDSYAEHFMELFESEVEKLGIEVDFLHAYELYKSGEYAEEIKLALAKREEIKAILDKYRERAKQPPLEEDWQPVMIYCPKCRREAQFVSWDGEWKVSYKCPHCGSEGETDIRDGNVKLRWRVDWPMRWAHFRVDFEPAGKDHLAAGGSYDTGREIVEKAFGWPAPITLMYEFVGIKGQKGKMSGSKGNVILLSDLYEVLEPGIIRFIYAKARPNKELKIDLGLGLLNLYDEFDKVERIYFGLERAKNPEEEEELKRTYELSMPKVPDRLTAQAPFRFLVTLVQMPHLDESGIIRVLREQGHVPRELSEDDVGRIRLRIRLAKNWVEKYAPENVKFSILEEPPQIELGPEIREAMVEVAGWLEAHEGFTVEELNNALFDIAKKHEIPSKEWFKALYNLFIGKDRGPRLAPFLASLDREFVIKRLRMEG
- a CDS encoding indolepyruvate oxidoreductase subunit beta — translated: MEFNLIITGVGGQGGLTLSRIVGNAAMSEGYNVRIGETLGMSQRYGSVLSYLRFGEEVYSPLIEEGKANLMLALEPAEALRNARFLGKDSHAVVNAYPIHTATTLVGKEKYPELGEIREAIGRICPVHMLNFQREADRINPRTLGVLMLGYAYGKGLVPLKKDSLLEGIRLTLREKLWEVNFRALERGIELAKG
- a CDS encoding MFS transporter, which encodes MFQGYGRDAKILIAANAAGQLFLQFSIFIMPFYLAVLGYDMAAMGTFFSIQTFTGGLFFLIAGQVSLRLGYRRTLLISALLGLAGRLLQVAAINDYVLALGFFLVGANMGMRQPNFTALLSEEVGEEKRHHAFSISFGLGTIFNALGVLIAGFAPGLFVGLGLSEGIAYRLVISLALLQFVLVIPALLIIRDVPVKNPRINWNRELVVKILKFSLPSALIGFGAGITIPYMSLYFKLQFGQTLAAISGIFFFQQLAMGLGSFGLPRLVHRIGPVKVITSFQSIAAFLFAIFPSIETFLIASALYVVRSILMNIVWPINDSFMMGFFSTEEKATAAGIRRAFSTFMRGGGNYVGGLLFGMSLSYPFYATAALYVIATAIFYAFFIKHNE
- a CDS encoding phosphate uptake regulator PhoU; its protein translation is MEFRKIQFTGRSSYIISLPKKWVREHGLSQGDVVPLIINPDGSITIFPKEPREVSERKVLTMSREYSPDMAVRLVISAYIQGYDILEIHLVEEMPIYKVKIRKVLQSLPGVEIILDEPQRIVAKSLLDEEEVNLAELLNRIRSLIISMLGDLELLIASPRDDEILRDINDLENELDRFYFLIIRAVNRLLSKRGVTEESGIIRRTFDLLGILFIVRNIERIGDHITRIAENPSEINVAYLKEKFEGMMTQIEERDLGKIDQLMLELKEEIRSIDYRQSIALESYRRILEYLENIGETIINMALS